From the Lysobacter sp. FW306-1B-D06B genome, one window contains:
- a CDS encoding HAMP domain-containing sensor histidine kinase encodes MAHGLPRRIKLAFITQALIGSIVITVGILLTGIVVRQKVVEQRVAQEAAAFWRAYEQDPTHRLPSSSTMSSYLVIPGNLQPQLPAELRDVTGTGVQRLPESGRLVYVDRRPQGTLYLIFSAWLADQSVLFTGLVSLLLSLVTSGVLIWLTYRTSKRMVTPVSWLANQVAHWDPRDPDASAIATAHLPAEAGDEVRKLSRALTGLSQRVGDFVQRERNFTRDASHELRTPLTVIRVATDLMLADNENSPRTRRSLSRIQQAGRDMEAVIEAFLILAREADVAPQSEEFEVRDIVSAEVDRIRPLLSDRPVSVSLHDEGAPRLIAPPHVLRVMVGNLLGNAVRFTESGEIEIRLMPDRVVIRDSGIGMSPEILAKAFDPFFRADSADSDGKGMGLSIVRRLGERFGWPVSLASAPGQGTTAVIRFAR; translated from the coding sequence ATGGCGCACGGACTTCCGCGCAGGATCAAACTTGCGTTCATCACGCAGGCGTTGATCGGCAGCATCGTGATCACGGTGGGCATCCTGCTCACCGGCATCGTCGTGCGCCAGAAGGTCGTGGAGCAGCGCGTGGCGCAGGAGGCGGCGGCGTTCTGGCGCGCCTACGAACAGGACCCGACGCATCGGCTGCCCAGCAGCTCGACGATGTCGAGCTACCTGGTGATCCCGGGCAACCTGCAACCGCAACTGCCGGCCGAGCTGCGCGACGTCACCGGCACGGGCGTGCAGCGCCTGCCGGAAAGCGGGCGGCTGGTCTACGTCGACCGCCGACCGCAGGGCACCTTGTACCTGATCTTCTCGGCGTGGCTGGCGGACCAGTCGGTGTTGTTCACCGGCCTGGTCTCGCTGTTGCTGTCGCTGGTGACCAGCGGCGTGCTGATCTGGCTGACGTACCGCACGTCCAAGCGCATGGTCACGCCGGTGAGCTGGCTGGCGAACCAGGTCGCGCACTGGGACCCGCGCGATCCCGATGCCAGCGCGATCGCCACCGCGCACCTGCCGGCCGAGGCGGGCGATGAAGTGCGCAAGCTCTCGCGCGCGCTCACCGGGTTGTCGCAGCGCGTGGGCGATTTCGTCCAGCGCGAGCGCAACTTCACCCGCGATGCCAGCCACGAACTGCGCACGCCGCTCACCGTCATCCGCGTCGCCACCGATCTGATGCTGGCCGACAACGAGAACAGCCCGCGCACGCGGCGTTCGCTTTCGCGCATCCAGCAGGCGGGGCGCGACATGGAGGCGGTGATCGAGGCCTTCCTCATCCTCGCGCGCGAGGCCGACGTGGCGCCGCAGAGCGAGGAGTTCGAGGTGCGCGACATCGTGAGCGCCGAAGTGGATCGCATCCGCCCGTTGCTGAGCGATCGCCCGGTGAGCGTGAGCCTGCACGACGAAGGCGCCCCGCGCCTGATCGCACCGCCGCACGTGCTGCGGGTAATGGTCGGCAACCTGCTGGGCAACGCGGTGCGGTTCACCGAATCGGGCGAGATCGAAATCCGCCTGATGCCCGACCGCGTGGTGATCCGCGACAGCGGCATCGGCATGTCGCCGGAAATCCTGGCCAAGGCGTTCGACCCGTTCTTCCGCGCCGATTCGGCCGACAGCGACGGCAAGGGTATGGGGTTGTCGATCGTGCGACGCCTGGGCGAACGCTTCGGCTGGCCGGTGAGCCTGGCCAGCGCGCCGGGGCAGGGCACGACGGCGGTGATCCGCTTCGCGCGTTGA
- a CDS encoding efflux RND transporter periplasmic adaptor subunit, with translation MSAARPSSRNARKPTPWIRHGIAAAVVLALVAGGVYLYRQRGAEASAGAYRTVPVERGDIRVAISSTGTLSAISTVTVGSQVSGQVTDVLVDYNDEVKKGQIIARIDPKTYEAQIAQGNAQIASAHASLNQAQATLLNAELDYKRKADLGARQLVARSDVDLAKATLDQARAQVNAAQASIRQQTASTQTTQVNLDRTVIRSPVDGVVLTRSIEPGQTVAASLQAPELFTIAEDLAKMKIELAVDEADIGQVKAGQNVSFTVDAFPDRQFRGTVEQVRLSATTTNNVVTYPVVVTVDNSDGTLLPGLTVNAEIEVSQRDDVLKVSNAALRYKPADAGQNAPGAAPQAGGPRGGTGMLDDLTRTATAMKLNADQQAAFDTAIEAVRARQAARQAQATQQGGGNRLFGGGGGGRGGPGGMVVMGGPGSGNNQAQMRQRMAERFKEDFGTFRASLDDAQKKQWDATLSGLFNAKRVQLYKLDGGQPVAVTVRLGPSDGTSTEISGGGLKAGDPIVTGEKARE, from the coding sequence ATGAGCGCAGCCCGCCCGTCGTCCCGCAACGCCCGCAAGCCCACGCCCTGGATCCGCCATGGCATCGCCGCCGCCGTGGTGCTCGCCCTCGTGGCGGGCGGCGTCTATCTCTATCGCCAGCGCGGCGCGGAAGCCTCCGCCGGGGCCTATCGCACCGTGCCGGTGGAACGCGGCGACATCCGCGTCGCGATCTCCTCCACCGGCACGCTCAGCGCGATCTCCACCGTCACCGTCGGCAGCCAGGTGTCCGGTCAGGTCACCGACGTACTGGTGGACTACAACGACGAGGTGAAGAAGGGCCAGATCATCGCCCGCATCGACCCGAAGACCTACGAGGCACAGATCGCCCAGGGCAACGCGCAGATCGCAAGCGCGCACGCCTCGCTCAACCAGGCGCAGGCGACGCTGCTCAACGCCGAGCTGGACTACAAGCGCAAGGCAGACCTCGGCGCGCGCCAGCTGGTCGCGCGCAGCGATGTCGACCTGGCGAAGGCCACGCTTGACCAGGCCCGCGCACAGGTCAACGCGGCGCAGGCCTCGATCCGCCAGCAGACCGCGTCCACGCAGACCACGCAGGTGAACCTGGATCGCACCGTGATCCGCTCGCCGGTGGACGGCGTGGTGCTCACGCGCAGCATCGAGCCCGGCCAGACGGTCGCGGCCAGCCTGCAGGCGCCGGAGTTGTTCACCATCGCCGAGGATCTGGCGAAGATGAAGATCGAGCTGGCGGTGGACGAGGCCGACATCGGCCAGGTCAAGGCCGGGCAGAACGTCTCCTTCACCGTCGATGCGTTCCCGGACCGCCAGTTCCGCGGCACCGTCGAGCAGGTCCGCCTGTCGGCCACGACGACGAACAACGTGGTGACTTATCCCGTCGTCGTCACCGTCGACAACAGCGACGGCACGCTGCTGCCGGGCCTGACGGTCAACGCCGAAATCGAAGTCAGCCAGCGCGACGACGTGCTGAAGGTCTCCAACGCCGCGCTGCGCTACAAGCCCGCGGATGCCGGCCAGAACGCACCGGGCGCGGCGCCGCAGGCCGGTGGCCCGCGCGGCGGCACGGGCATGCTGGACGATCTGACGCGCACGGCCACCGCGATGAAGTTGAACGCCGACCAGCAGGCGGCCTTCGACACCGCGATCGAGGCCGTCCGCGCACGCCAGGCCGCGCGCCAGGCGCAGGCGACGCAGCAGGGCGGCGGCAACCGCCTGTTCGGCGGCGGTGGTGGTGGTCGCGGCGGTCCGGGCGGCATGGTGGTGATGGGCGGCCCCGGTTCTGGCAACAACCAGGCGCAGATGCGTCAGCGCATGGCCGAGCGCTTCAAGGAAGACTTCGGCACCTTCCGCGCTTCGCTCGACGACGCGCAGAAGAAGCAGTGGGACGCCACGCTGTCGGGCCTGTTCAACGCCAAGCGCGTGCAGCTCTACAAGCTCGACGGCGGCCAGCCCGTTGCGGTGACCGTGCGCCTGGGGCCCAGCGATGGCACCAGCACGGAGATCTCCGGCGGCGGCCTGAAGGCCGGCGACCCGATCGTCACCGGCGAGAAGGCGCGCGAATGA
- a CDS encoding ABC transporter ATP-binding protein, whose translation MSGTRDDAIGRTARAPAATPVILTRALCKTYSAHTEAEVQALRDVDLRIDRGEFVAIMGPSGSGKSTLMNLIGCLDTPTSGSYECDGVDVSTLDAEELATLRLDKIGFVFQGFNLLPRMSALDNVAMPLGYARVPPHERIERAREALVAVGLGERVGHRPSELSGGQQQRVAIARALINRPPILLADEPTGALDSKTGEEILALFKRLRDEDHTVVLITHDADVAAHADRIYVMRDGQMHEEPGFGSRDSGLGEAP comes from the coding sequence ATGAGCGGGACCCGCGACGACGCAATCGGGCGCACGGCGCGCGCGCCGGCGGCGACGCCGGTCATCCTCACCCGTGCGCTGTGCAAGACCTACTCCGCGCACACCGAGGCCGAAGTGCAGGCGCTGCGCGACGTGGACCTGCGCATCGACCGCGGCGAGTTCGTCGCGATCATGGGGCCGTCGGGCTCGGGCAAATCGACCCTGATGAACCTGATCGGCTGCCTGGATACGCCCACCTCGGGCAGCTACGAATGCGACGGCGTGGACGTGTCCACGCTCGACGCCGAGGAACTGGCGACGCTGCGTCTGGACAAGATCGGCTTCGTCTTCCAGGGCTTCAACCTGCTGCCGCGCATGAGCGCGCTGGACAACGTGGCGATGCCGCTGGGCTACGCGCGCGTGCCGCCGCACGAGCGCATCGAGCGTGCGCGCGAGGCGCTGGTCGCGGTGGGCCTGGGCGAGCGCGTCGGCCATCGTCCGAGCGAACTCTCCGGCGGTCAGCAGCAGCGCGTGGCGATCGCGCGCGCGCTGATCAACCGGCCGCCGATCCTGCTCGCCGACGAACCCACCGGCGCGCTCGACAGCAAGACCGGCGAGGAGATCCTCGCGTTGTTCAAGCGGCTGCGCGACGAGGACCACACCGTGGTGCTGATCACCCACGACGCCGACGTGGCCGCGCACGCCGACCGCATCTACGTGATGCGCGATGGCCAGATGCATGAAGAGCCGGGATTCGGGAGTCGGGATTCGGGATTGGGAGAAGCGCCATGA
- a CDS encoding ABC transporter permease, translating to MNFSDILRTAIYALRGNWMRSALTSLGVIIGIAAVIVMVSVGQGTQQEIDKMVSGLGSQRLDISPGAGRGGGGVRMSSASFFTLNEGDVDAIRSEIPEVQYVAGALRGNTQVVYAENNASTSWQGVQADFFDINGWVIANGQGFDAQDYTSAGKTVILGETVRRTLFGDEPGIGQTIRLGRVPFTVVGTLKPKGQGGFGQDQDDVVMVPLETARRRLMGAMGLPSGAVMQIALTVSDAKDLSYAQGEVEGLLRQRHRIKPGEEDDFNVRNISEIVATRTATTRLMSLLLGAVATISLIVGGIGIMNIMLVSVTERIREIGLRMAVGAGPSDVRRQFLAEAMLLSLGGGVLGIVIGVVGALLVGKFSDLPVALNGQVIALAATFSIMTGLFFGYYPARKASQLDPIEALRQQ from the coding sequence ATGAACTTCTCCGACATCCTGCGCACCGCCATCTACGCGTTGCGCGGCAACTGGATGCGCAGCGCGCTGACTTCGCTGGGCGTGATCATCGGCATCGCGGCGGTGATCGTGATGGTGTCGGTGGGGCAGGGCACGCAGCAGGAAATCGACAAGATGGTCTCCGGACTGGGCTCGCAGCGCCTGGACATCAGCCCCGGCGCGGGCCGCGGCGGTGGCGGCGTGCGCATGAGCTCGGCGAGCTTTTTCACGCTCAACGAGGGCGACGTCGACGCGATCCGCAGCGAGATCCCCGAAGTGCAGTACGTCGCCGGCGCGCTGCGCGGCAACACGCAGGTGGTGTACGCGGAGAACAACGCCTCCACCAGCTGGCAGGGCGTGCAGGCGGACTTCTTCGACATCAACGGTTGGGTGATCGCCAACGGCCAGGGCTTCGATGCGCAGGACTACACCAGCGCAGGCAAGACCGTGATCCTGGGCGAAACGGTGCGGCGCACGTTGTTCGGCGACGAGCCGGGCATCGGTCAGACGATCCGCCTGGGCCGCGTGCCGTTCACCGTGGTCGGCACGCTCAAGCCCAAGGGGCAGGGCGGGTTCGGCCAGGACCAGGACGATGTGGTGATGGTGCCGCTGGAAACCGCGCGCCGCCGCCTGATGGGCGCGATGGGCCTGCCGTCGGGCGCGGTGATGCAGATCGCGCTGACCGTGTCCGACGCGAAGGACCTGTCCTACGCGCAGGGCGAAGTGGAGGGCCTGCTGCGCCAGCGCCATCGCATCAAGCCGGGCGAGGAAGACGACTTCAACGTTCGCAACATTTCCGAGATCGTCGCCACGCGCACGGCGACGACGCGGCTGATGTCGCTGCTGCTCGGCGCGGTGGCGACGATCTCGTTGATCGTCGGCGGCATCGGCATCATGAACATCATGCTCGTCTCGGTGACCGAGCGAATCCGCGAGATCGGCCTGCGCATGGCGGTCGGCGCGGGTCCATCGGACGTGCGCCGGCAGTTCCTCGCCGAGGCGATGTTGCTTTCGCTGGGCGGCGGCGTGCTGGGTATCGTCATTGGCGTGGTGGGCGCGCTGCTGGTCGGGAAGTTCAGCGACCTGCCGGTGGCGCTCAACGGCCAGGTGATCGCGCTGGCCGCCACGTTCTCGATCATGACCGGCCTGTTCTTCGGCTATTACCCGGCGCGCAAGGCTTCGCAGCTGGATCCGATCGAGGCGTTGCGGCAGCAGTAG
- a CDS encoding isoaspartyl peptidase/L-asparaginase, with protein MRLFIPMLALIAMTFNAHAAESSATPKTALVIHGGAGFVPKDAISDEERRAYHAALNRALDAGNAVLQRGGSALDAVTAAVVVMEDAPQFNAGKGAVFNAKGGHELDASIMEGHTRRAGAVAGVTTIKNPIKLARTVMEKSPHVMLAGGGAEAFADAHPEIERVPNSYFDTEKRRQQLEKAQREEAAKGKREAYNGTMEAPTYFGTVGAVALDAQGHIAAATSTGGMTNKKWGRVGDAPIIGAGTWADDRCGVSGTGWGEFYIRNAVAHDICARMAYRGDSLEVAANEVVNKVVPAAGGDGGAIALDKDGNIAMPFNSGSMFRGWIKPDGSRGTAIHEGE; from the coding sequence ATGCGCCTGTTCATCCCGATGCTTGCCCTCATCGCCATGACCTTCAACGCTCACGCCGCCGAATCCTCCGCCACGCCGAAGACGGCGCTGGTCATCCACGGCGGCGCGGGTTTCGTGCCGAAGGACGCGATCAGCGACGAGGAGCGCCGCGCCTACCATGCGGCGTTGAACCGCGCGCTGGACGCCGGCAACGCCGTGCTGCAGCGCGGCGGTTCCGCGCTCGATGCGGTGACCGCCGCTGTCGTGGTGATGGAGGACGCGCCGCAGTTCAACGCCGGCAAGGGCGCGGTGTTCAACGCCAAGGGCGGGCACGAGCTCGACGCTTCGATCATGGAAGGGCACACGCGCCGCGCGGGCGCCGTGGCGGGCGTCACGACAATCAAGAATCCGATCAAGCTCGCGCGCACGGTGATGGAGAAGAGCCCGCACGTGATGCTCGCCGGTGGCGGAGCGGAAGCCTTCGCGGACGCGCATCCGGAGATCGAACGCGTGCCCAACAGCTACTTCGACACCGAAAAGCGTCGCCAGCAGCTGGAGAAGGCGCAGCGCGAGGAAGCCGCCAAGGGCAAGCGCGAGGCGTACAACGGGACGATGGAAGCGCCGACGTATTTCGGCACCGTCGGCGCGGTCGCCCTGGATGCGCAGGGGCACATCGCAGCCGCCACCAGCACCGGTGGCATGACCAACAAGAAGTGGGGCCGCGTGGGCGACGCGCCGATCATCGGCGCGGGTACCTGGGCGGACGACCGCTGCGGCGTGTCGGGCACGGGCTGGGGCGAGTTCTACATCCGCAACGCGGTCGCGCACGACATCTGCGCGCGCATGGCGTATCGCGGCGATTCGCTCGAGGTCGCCGCGAACGAGGTGGTGAACAAGGTCGTGCCCGCCGCGGGCGGCGATGGCGGCGCGATCGCGCTGGACAAGGACGGCAACATCGCGATGCCGTTCAACAGCGGCAGCATGTTCCGCGGGTGGATCAAGCCCGATGGCAGTCGCGGGACGGCGATTCACGAGGGCGAGTGA
- a CDS encoding VOC family protein has protein sequence MSVPATPEGYHSVTPYLVVDDAKAALDFYRDALGAEEIFRLPMGDKIGHAEIRIGNSMLMLSDEWPDMDAYGPKHRGGATATFVIYVPDVDASFDRAVKAGAKVDRPLNNEAWGDRMGTVVDPFGHKWSLATHIEDVSPEELKRRMDEWMKQQAGLTA, from the coding sequence ATGAGCGTTCCCGCTACGCCCGAGGGTTACCACAGCGTCACCCCGTACCTGGTTGTCGACGACGCGAAGGCGGCGCTCGACTTCTACCGCGACGCGCTCGGCGCGGAAGAGATCTTCCGCCTGCCGATGGGCGACAAGATCGGCCATGCGGAAATCCGCATCGGCAATTCCATGCTGATGTTGTCGGACGAATGGCCGGACATGGACGCCTACGGCCCCAAGCACCGCGGCGGCGCGACCGCCACGTTCGTCATTTACGTGCCGGACGTGGATGCGTCGTTCGACCGCGCGGTGAAGGCCGGCGCCAAGGTCGACCGCCCGCTCAACAACGAGGCCTGGGGCGACCGCATGGGCACCGTGGTGGATCCGTTCGGGCACAAGTGGAGCCTGGCGACGCACATCGAGGACGTGTCGCCGGAGGAACTCAAGCGGCGCATGGACGAGTGGATGAAGCAGCAGGCGGGGCTGACCGCCTAG
- a CDS encoding antibiotic biosynthesis monooxygenase translates to MSRCALLARLEAKPGKEEELERFLRGALPLAEAEPGTRTWFALRFGPTSFGIYDTFDTEAGRQAHLDGPIAAALMERADELLSRPPQIDRVDLLASKLPH, encoded by the coding sequence ATGTCCCGCTGCGCGTTGCTGGCCCGCCTGGAAGCCAAACCCGGCAAGGAAGAGGAGCTCGAACGGTTCCTGCGCGGCGCCCTGCCGCTCGCCGAAGCCGAGCCCGGAACGCGGACCTGGTTCGCGCTGCGCTTTGGCCCGACGTCGTTCGGCATCTACGACACCTTCGACACCGAGGCCGGTCGCCAGGCGCACCTGGACGGGCCGATCGCCGCGGCGTTGATGGAGCGCGCCGACGAGCTGCTGTCGCGCCCCCCGCAGATCGACCGCGTCGACCTGCTCGCCAGCAAGCTGCCGCACTGA
- a CDS encoding diacylglycerol kinase, protein MADEFGHLPRGPARIAKATMWSMQGLRAAWLHESSFRLEVYLFVILAPVGWWLGQTPVERVLMIGSMLLVLSVELLNSAVEAVIERYGAEFHEMAGRAKDMGSAAVFVVMMNVVLTWGAILLPRLI, encoded by the coding sequence ATGGCCGACGAATTCGGACACCTGCCGCGCGGTCCCGCGCGCATCGCCAAAGCCACCATGTGGTCCATGCAGGGCCTGCGCGCCGCATGGCTGCACGAATCCTCCTTCCGCCTGGAGGTCTACCTGTTCGTCATCCTGGCCCCGGTGGGCTGGTGGCTCGGACAGACCCCGGTGGAGCGCGTGCTGATGATCGGCTCGATGCTGCTGGTGTTGAGCGTGGAGCTGCTCAACTCGGCGGTTGAGGCGGTGATCGAACGCTATGGCGCCGAATTCCACGAGATGGCCGGCCGCGCCAAGGACATGGGCTCGGCCGCGGTGTTCGTGGTGATGATGAACGTAGTGCTGACCTGGGGCGCGATCCTGCTGCCCCGACTGATCTGA
- a CDS encoding TerC family protein: MIELLTDPHVWITLVTLSAIEIVLGIDNLVFISIAVSKLPYAQREKARKFGIAVACITRIALLLTLAWLAGLTNDLFTVLGQGISVRDLVLILGGAFLLVKGTMEIKDLIVGESEEEDIHTKPKASFMAVIAQIAVIDIVFSLDSVIAAVGMANHTPVMVAAILLAVAVMLLASKPLGQFIDHNPTIKMLALAFIVLVGVYLVADGFELHIPKGYIYGAMGFSALVECLNLWSKRRAQARLQPE; the protein is encoded by the coding sequence GTGATTGAGCTGCTGACCGATCCGCATGTGTGGATCACCCTCGTGACCTTGAGCGCGATCGAAATCGTGCTCGGCATCGACAACCTCGTCTTCATCTCCATTGCGGTCAGCAAGCTGCCGTACGCGCAGCGCGAGAAGGCGCGCAAGTTCGGCATCGCGGTGGCGTGCATCACGCGAATCGCGCTGCTGCTGACGCTGGCGTGGCTGGCGGGACTGACCAACGACCTGTTCACCGTGCTCGGCCAGGGCATCTCGGTGCGCGACCTGGTGCTGATCCTGGGCGGCGCGTTCCTGCTGGTGAAGGGCACGATGGAGATCAAGGACCTCATCGTCGGCGAGTCCGAGGAAGAGGACATCCACACCAAGCCCAAGGCGTCGTTCATGGCCGTGATCGCGCAGATCGCGGTGATCGACATCGTGTTCTCGCTGGACTCGGTGATCGCCGCGGTCGGCATGGCCAACCACACGCCGGTGATGGTGGCGGCGATCCTGCTTGCCGTGGCGGTAATGCTGCTGGCCTCCAAGCCGCTGGGCCAGTTCATCGACCACAACCCGACCATCAAGATGCTGGCGCTGGCCTTCATCGTGCTGGTGGGCGTGTACCTGGTCGCCGACGGCTTCGAGCTGCACATCCCGAAGGGCTACATCTACGGCGCGATGGGCTTCTCGGCGCTGGTGGAGTGCCTGAACCTGTGGTCCAAGCGCCGCGCACAGGCACGCCTGCAGCCGGAATAA
- a CDS encoding LemA family protein: MVRLVQAFVLVVAVAMLSGCGYNTIQQKDEAVNAAWSQVLNVYKRRADLVPNLVATVKGYASHEQQVLTQVTEARSRVGSINVNANDPASLAQFQQAQGELQSAIGRLLVVSENYPQLKADQNFLQLQAQLEGTENRITVERQRYIQTVQDYNTYIRQFPTNLTAMVFGYKPKPNFTVENAAQIQDAPKVDFGAPAQPPQPQQTPPPPQPAPSNG; the protein is encoded by the coding sequence ATGGTCCGTCTGGTGCAAGCGTTCGTGCTGGTCGTTGCGGTCGCGATGTTGAGCGGCTGCGGTTACAACACCATCCAGCAGAAGGATGAAGCGGTGAACGCCGCCTGGTCGCAGGTGCTCAACGTCTACAAGCGCCGCGCCGACCTGGTGCCCAACCTCGTGGCGACCGTGAAGGGCTACGCCAGCCACGAGCAGCAGGTGCTCACGCAGGTCACCGAGGCGCGTTCGCGCGTGGGCAGCATCAACGTCAACGCCAACGATCCGGCGTCGCTGGCGCAGTTCCAGCAGGCGCAGGGCGAATTGCAGAGCGCCATCGGCCGCCTGCTGGTGGTCAGCGAGAACTACCCGCAGCTCAAGGCCGACCAGAACTTCCTGCAATTGCAGGCGCAGCTGGAAGGCACCGAGAACCGCATCACGGTGGAACGCCAGCGTTACATCCAGACGGTGCAGGACTACAACACCTACATCCGCCAGTTCCCGACCAACCTCACCGCGATGGTCTTCGGCTACAAGCCCAAGCCCAACTTCACGGTCGAGAACGCAGCGCAGATCCAGGACGCGCCGAAGGTGGACTTCGGTGCGCCGGCGCAGCCGCCGCAACCGCAGCAGACCCCGCCGCCGCCGCAGCCCGCGCCGTCGAATGGCTGA
- a CDS encoding TPM domain-containing protein → MLACAFAQAQQLAPIPPLDSPVIDTTGTLDAATEQQLETQALALQQRKGSQLQVLVVPTTMPEDIAQYSVRAFEQWKIGRKGVDDGVLLVVAKDDRRVRIEVGYGLEGAIPDATSARVIQEYLVPKFRAGDYRGGITDASAALVKLIDGEPLPAPMADHRAERRGGGSGWLIALFVAFIVAQVARGIFGRAPSLLRGLIGGAAAGGVAWLISSVLVVGGIGALIGFFFGLAAVPTGRYARDRGYGGWGGGGWGGGGFGGGGGGFGGGGGWGGGGGMSGGGGASGSW, encoded by the coding sequence ATGCTCGCCTGCGCCTTCGCGCAGGCGCAGCAGCTGGCGCCGATTCCGCCGCTGGATTCGCCGGTGATCGACACCACCGGCACGCTCGACGCCGCGACGGAGCAGCAGCTGGAAACGCAGGCGCTCGCGTTGCAGCAGCGCAAGGGCAGCCAGCTGCAGGTGCTGGTGGTGCCGACCACGATGCCGGAGGACATCGCGCAATACTCGGTGCGTGCCTTCGAGCAGTGGAAGATCGGGCGCAAGGGCGTCGACGACGGCGTGCTGCTGGTGGTCGCCAAGGACGACCGGCGCGTGCGCATCGAAGTCGGGTACGGGCTGGAAGGCGCGATTCCCGACGCGACCTCCGCGCGGGTGATCCAGGAATACCTGGTGCCGAAATTCCGCGCGGGCGATTACCGCGGCGGCATCACCGACGCGAGTGCGGCGCTGGTGAAACTGATCGACGGCGAGCCACTGCCGGCGCCGATGGCCGACCACCGCGCCGAACGCCGCGGTGGCGGCAGCGGATGGCTGATCGCGCTGTTCGTGGCGTTCATCGTCGCGCAGGTGGCGCGCGGCATCTTCGGGCGCGCGCCGTCGCTGCTGCGCGGCCTGATCGGCGGCGCGGCCGCGGGCGGCGTGGCGTGGCTGATTTCCTCGGTGCTGGTCGTCGGCGGCATCGGCGCGCTGATCGGTTTCTTCTTCGGCCTGGCCGCGGTGCCGACCGGTCGCTATGCGCGCGATCGCGGTTACGGTGGCTGGGGCGGAGGCGGTTGGGGCGGCGGTGGCTTTGGCGGTGGCGGTGGGGGCTTCGGCGGCGGAGGCGGCTGGGGCGGTGGCGGCGGCATGAGCGGAGGCGGTGGCGCCTCCGGCAGCTGGTGA
- a CDS encoding TPM domain-containing protein, which translates to MRVFKHLFAPSAKRLFPGDSLQRITRAIADSELLHTGEICFAVEPGLHPRAVLSGAQARDRAHEAFAQLRVWDTHANNGVLLYLLLADHRIEIVADRGFQGRVSDEQWRGVCQLIEERLRAGEAEAGVLAGVAAMTAILVEHFPREDGAHDVNELPDLPYVL; encoded by the coding sequence ATGAGAGTCTTCAAGCACCTGTTCGCCCCCTCGGCCAAGCGCCTGTTCCCCGGCGACAGCCTGCAGCGCATCACGCGGGCCATTGCCGACAGCGAGCTGCTGCACACCGGCGAGATCTGTTTCGCCGTCGAACCGGGCCTGCATCCGCGCGCGGTGCTGTCCGGTGCGCAGGCGCGCGACCGTGCGCACGAGGCCTTCGCCCAACTGCGCGTGTGGGACACGCACGCGAACAATGGCGTCCTGCTGTACCTGCTGCTGGCGGACCACCGGATCGAGATCGTCGCCGACCGTGGCTTCCAGGGGCGCGTCAGCGACGAACAATGGCGCGGCGTGTGCCAGCTGATCGAGGAGCGCCTGCGCGCGGGCGAGGCCGAAGCCGGCGTGCTGGCGGGGGTGGCGGCGATGACCGCCATCCTGGTCGAGCACTTCCCGCGCGAGGACGGCGCGCACGACGTCAACGAGCTGCCGGACCTGCCTTACGTGCTGTGA